The DNA segment ATGTAGCACTCTTCACGTGGCATCTGACTGGGTTCTATGCACGTGAGGCCATGTCTGACTCAGGGCCACAACTTCtaaggtcattctttttttctttttttagattcctttttttttttttttttttagtactctcCACATCAAaaggggggctcaaactcacaacctggagatcaaggtttgcatgctcttctgactgagccagccagggctcCCTAAGGTCATTCTAGTGACCCCTGTCATCCCCCTGCCGTGTCAAATGCTCCCTCTGCAGGACAATACTTCAGACATGGCCTGAGCCCCAGACCACAGTTCCTACCATTGCTTTCAAGGTCTGGTGGTTTAGTGAGGTGTGTTGGTGGCCCTTTAAGAGGCGATAGCTGGCTTCCGGTTGCCATGGAGACAGCTGAACACAGATCGGGTAGCAGAAAGCAGGATGTCCTCTAAACATCCATCCACAGGTGGGAAGAGGGCTGGCAGGACTAGAGGCTGAAGGGGCATCTTCTCCCTCACAATCCTCCTTGGGGTGGCCTTGGAGGATGCTGCTTTGAGGACCCCTGTCCCATGCCTGTCCTTCTCCCCAAGAATGCCATCTCAGCCTTTCCTCTGTCCCTAGGCCCCAGAGCCAAGGACCACCAGCCCTCAGCCCTCGAGAGTTCGCCACCCCTAGAGGCCAATGCCGAAGCCATCCACTTCCTCAACAACCTCCGTGAGCCTGgacagtgcgggggggggggggggggggcggcggcaggaaaagagaagacacagccCTGGCCCACGGCTCTCTCAGCCTTGATTGGCCTGAGACTCAGAAAGCaacggggggtggggtggggggtggggggacctatTTGTCAATAACCATCAAGGAAGGACCCCAAGGACATGgggacttggggggggggaggggtcttcATCCGCTGGCTGTCGCAGAGGCCAAGGGAACGAGGCAGGAGCTGCCTGAGACACGTGGGATGAggagagggtggctggagggtcagagagtcgggcgggggggtggggctggggctttATCTGCCCCCATGGGACCCTCACCCCCAGAGCAGGAGGAGCTGCAGATGCTGCTGTTCTCCGAGACCCTGGCCATGGTCTCAGACACGGGGGAGCCTGAGGGAGAGCTGACCATCGAAGTGCAGAGAGGGAAATACAAAGACGAATTTGGCATTATGTCGCACTGCCTCCTCGTGCACGCCTTTAGCCAGGGCTTCGTGGACAAAATGCTCTGCGGAATCTCCCTCCTGGGTAGAGCTCTTGCTGCCTGACTGGCTTcacctccatccttcctcccacccctccccccatgcctAGGACCTTTGCTCAGGACCAACCCTCCACTTCACCTTGGGAGCAGAATGAGGCAAAGAGGAGTATGGGAGGTAGGGGTGACGGGGAGATTCATCACAGCCACAGACTTAAGACAGGAGCACCCCCTAGTTTTTCCCCACGGTCACACTGCACCTGAGTCCTCCAGCCTGGGCCACCACCCTGCCTCCCTGCAATCTCCAGTCCTGTCCCCGGTGATGGCGACGTTCTCCTCCTACCCCAGGCTATCTTTCGTGGGACCTGCATATCATGGAACAACATACCCAGGAGTTTATCAAGGTACCTCCTGGGGCCCCCAGCTTTGGTTCCAAACCAGGTGTCTGAATAGAGACcctgggacagagggagggaagaagtgtGGGGGGGCTCAGTGGAATGTTACCCCAACTGTCCCCGAGTTACCCTGCAATCCCCACCACACACAACCTGGAAGCCAATCTATCGGGGGCAGCAGGTGGCTTCTCATGACCTTCTCCTAATACAAAACCTTGGAAGCCCAGCATCTTCCGGGGGGCCACGCGGGCTGGCCTTTCCCAGAGCCTGGCCTTTCCCAAGGGCCTGTCACTACCTCGCCTCCAAACTCTCCTGCTCTGTGCCTCCCACACCCTGCCCCGGCCACCTCGCTGACTTCTGGAACATGAACCATTTTACACATTGGAAACCTACTCATGCCTAAGAACCTTCCCACAGAAACCATTCCCATCTTTTAAAACCCATATTCTAAAGTGCATATGCTTTTGAACTTCGAATTACACCATAACACgccttctgttcttttttgttaaagttttaaaaaatgtttatttatccttgagagagagaaaacacaaatggggtagggtcagagagagggggagacacagaatctgaagcaggctccaggctctgagctgtcagcacagagcctgactcggggctcagactcaccaaccacaagatcgtgatctgagccaaagtcagacgcttaactgactgagccacccaagcacccctgcctTCTGCTCTTGAACTTTACTACATATGGAAGATTTTCTATCCAAACTTtcctcagttttgtcatttataaAGGAGAACGGGCCAGGTGGCTTCTGGGGGGGTCCTGTTCGTGTACAGTCGGGTGAGCTCCTGAttcccctctctgtgctctgGCCCTTAGTTGCACATCCTCCCCATGGAGAGGAAGATGAGTCTGGTGAGGCAGGATGACCAGCTGGTCATGACCAGAAGTGTCAAGGAGGGTGAGGTAAGGGTGAGAGACAGGTGGGAGCCGTACCCCACGTCCTCTTGGAAGCCGAGAGAAGGGGCCAGATTGTGTCAGACCAGAAGCCTGGCATGGGGACTCAACAAGGACCATATGCCCAATAACTGGCTTTCCCGtcctcctcaccccttcccagaTCAACATCCCTGACCCGGATTTTTCCTGAACAGGAAGTGAAGACCGAAGTGACTTTTTTCCCCTGGAGCTCAACTGTGGGCTTCGTCTCCGAGGCTGCCAACCTGCTGTTGCTGAGGGTGATGGCTTGGCGTCAGCTGGTGCCCAGCAACGCCCGTTTCCTGGCCTTGGACACAGAGGGCAAACTCTGCTATTCCACTTATGTAAGGGGTCTCcctggcgggggggagggggacttggCCTGGGGGAAACCAGAAGGGGCACAGAGATCGCTGAGGTGGGAGAAAAGCCAGCTTGGGGGTGAAAGAAGGAGTGGGCTGGGGCCATGGAGGTGGGACTTCCGGGGCAGAGCCCCAGCAAGACCGCCTTCGTTAGAAGATCATGTTTGACACAGGTGGAGTGGATAAGAGGCACCAAAGCTGTGTGCAGTTGAGAGAAGCAATGCTTTTTGCACCACGGTCAGTCCAGGAAAAGTAAATATAGTGGAGGGCTGCTTTTAGAGacgcattttttaaatatcaggaaATACACCATTTCCAACGGCACTTAAATGCTCTTTTATTGTGTCTCAGACGGGAAgggtgttttttctcttttattgtggCTAAAACTAATCAACACACCTAGGACTTCCTGCAATGGGAGATTTTAAAGCTGTGCCTCTCAACACACATTTtgggggccgcctgggtgactccgtcggttaagtgtccggctcttgatttcagctcaggtcatgatctcatggttcgtgggatggagccccgagtggggctctgccctgacagtgcagagcctgcttgagattctctctctctctgtctctgtctctctcaatcaaaataagtaaataaacagtttttaaaaataaaaacataaacacacattttGGAGGCTGATTTGACCAGCTTTGTAAAGGACATTCTAGTCTTTTCTATCACAAGCAACAAACAGCAATGTGTCTGACACAAACAGGCACACCTCACGTCCCCCCATCTTCTTTGAAACACACGTTTTATGCTAGCACTTTCTCCCCATGGCCGCAGCCAGCACAGGGGTTTAAGTTTTAGCTACAACAGGGCAGTCTGCCTGCAGCATGGGCCCACGGCGGCCACAGACCTCAATCTAGCCCCCTCCTCAGAGCATCACCGGCCCCTCCCTCAAATTGCCCAGCGTCCCTCACTCCCCGCCCCACATGCTCTCACCTAATCGGTTGAGCTTCATCCCTGTAACTGACTCGGCCAACTAGAAGCCCTTGGTCATCCAGATGATACAGGTAGGGTTGGGGCACAAGCAGCATGGAACTGGATCCCTAGGAGGGGGTCCCCACTTAACTCGGGGGTGCATCTCAAATCCTGTGGTGCCTGAGGGTCTGGACAGTCAAGGGTTGCTAATCACTGACAAGAAATGAAGCGGCAAAGTGAAGAGGGCCAGGGTGAGATGTGGGGAGACCCTGCTGGGTATCCACCTCGCTTCCCTCCATCTTGGCTGCTGCCAGCAAGCCCTGGGCACCCAGACGATCCAGGTGGGCCACCAGGAGGTGGATGTGTTCATCGTGGAGCAGACTGTCCACTCCGAAGAAGGCATCCCTGGTTCCTGCCGGTTCTACCTGCTCTCTGATGGGTGAGCTACTGACAGTGGGGGCAAGGGGGCAGTGTTGAGCACAAGCATGGGTGCTCCATCTTGGGGGACGGCTTTATCCCCACCATTCACTCTCCCTTCACATATTTACTCATTCTCCTGATGCCTGCCATGCCTCCCGAACCCTCACCAAAGAGCTCTGAGCAGCTGAGGAGGTCACTGCTGACCCCACAAGGCCTGAGGCATAGTAGCTAAAGCAGCTGCCACGGGTGATGGGTGTGATGCTGAAGAACACCAAGGTTTGAACAACTTGATACCCAATAGGATAGAATCAAAGTGCTGGGGAAAGCATCCTGGCGCCCTCACTGCCAAGCTGGCACCAGCACGGCCCAGGCACCAAATCAGAAGaaaatgggtggggaggggggaacgaATTTGTTTCCTGAAATTTCCAAAGAGGTATTGATATCATCATTTGTTACACTGGAAAAAAAGTAATCAGAACATTGCTGGCTTTCCTTATTTGATAACTTAgggtgttgtttttattttgagcatCACATAGCCCGGAGGCTCATCATTTTTAGGGCTAAAGGTCTCATGCCAGACCTGGCACACCAGCACGCGGCAAAAAGGGCATGAACAGGCAAAGCAGGGGCCATCATCTGGGGATCTAGAAATGAACACAACCCTGGAACTCAAGCAGGGTGTTGGGGACCAGTGAAGGGAGACCCCCAGGACGGCTCTCAAGGGAGTGGGCTGGTCTGGGAAGCCCCCCACTCATGTCTGTGTTGTACCCCAGGCACCTGGCCAAGAGGATCCAGGTGGGTTCCCCCAGGTGCTGCATGATCACCAAGATGCCTGTTTTGAGGGACAAGGGTGAGTGAAGCCTCTGGCCGGTGGAAGAGTGAAGGAGAGGTGGGAACACCTGGGGCCTTCCAGGGTGCAGGGGCTGGACTGAGTGTAGGATCAGAACCTGAAATCAGACGGAGAAGTTTTGCCCTCTAGCCCCTGACCCCAAGGCAATTAGGGGAGGATCATTTTTCAGGGAACTCCTTCTGGCAACTCTGGCCAGGTGAGCAGAACCCTGGGCTTTTCCCCGAGCCTGCCATTTGGGTGTTCTTGGGCATCCCTCTGTATGTGGGGAAGGTTCCGGGGCTGGGGGTGTgcagccttcctccctccccacccagatGAGATCGAGCCTGCCCCGGTGTTTGAGAAGAAGCCCCTGGTGTGGGAGGAGGATATGGAGCTCTACTCGAGATTCCTGGGCCGGAAGGTGAGAGAGGCTGCCGTCAGCCTGGGGTCCCCGTTCCTCTCCCCCCTCACCCAGCATAAACCCCACCATTACTGATGTCCCTCGGTGCCGGCTGGAAACGCACACCCCGAGGGAGCGAAGGGAGGGGTGCGCTCCTGGGGCGCTGGGTCCGCGGGTCGCGCTCACGCTCGGCCCCCCCGCCAGGAGGAGCTGCGTGTCAGCCACAACAGCTACCTGCGGCAGCACCCCGAGGCCCAGGCGCTCATCTCGGACTTCCTGCTCTTCCTGCTTCTGCGCCGGCCGGCCGACGTGGTCACCTTCGCCGCCGAGTACTTTGGGCCGTTCGCTAAGCGCAACCCGCCGACCCCCGCCTTGCGCTCCTCCAGCCGGCCCAGCCCCTTCCGCTCGCTGGACCCGGAGCGCCCCACCGACTAGGGCTGGCCCGGCGCCGCGTGCGGGGATGCGCAGGGAGCGGGGCATCCCTGTCCCCCGAGGGGATCCAGAGGGACTCACTCCGGAAGCGCGCCTTTTGGACTGCGGTTTGGGGGGGAAATAAACAGGGCGCCTCCGCGGTTCCGCTGTGAGCGCCGGAACCTTCCCTGGCCAGACTATTGTGTTTTGGCTAAAAACAGGAACTGTTCACAGTTTGTCCGCGAATTTCAGTCTTTTTCCGAGAGGCTATGATCaatatccctgttttacagagaagaaaataaaggcgcagaaaggttaagtaactccTAGAGTTAATACGTAGGAAGCAGGATTCGAACCTGGACGTCGGCAGCCAAAACCCACACCCTTAGTCACTGGGTTAGTGGGGATAAAGGGGCGGGGCTTCCTGGCCCTCAGAATCTTTCCGGATGTCACTAAGCATAAACCaaactgccctcctccccacccccaccaaccaaGAAAAatgcaggcggggggggggggggggggttaaccTGGATCACCACTGGCCTCGCTCATCACCTCTGAAGCCTCCCAAAACCCACTGGCCGCCGGCTCTCGCACTCCGCCTCTTTTTCCGCTGACACACAGGAACCCCCAAACTGTGTGCAGGGTCCCCCGTTACCGAAAAAGGATAGGCCGGCGATCATCGACTCCTTTAGGCCCCTTGCACAATGTCGGTCTGGCCAATGGCTCGTTCCTACCCAGGGCTGGGCGAAGCTCCTTAGCGAATGTTAGGCAAGCTTCTCACGGACAGCTGGTAATGGGGGTGCAGgctccatctgtccatctattcACTCGTGGGGCTGCCTCTTCCAGACGAGGGAGCCCGGAGAAGCTCTGTACTATGGTGAGGATGGCCGTGACCCAGGACTCAGGGAAGCGAGGCTTCATGGAGAACAATCACTGGgaagaatttctaaaaatatcttttattgcCCCCATCccttatttcaaaagaaatacatgttcaCTAGAGAAAACTGGGAAAAGCATGACAAAccaatagaagaaaatgaattcacCCCAGTTTCTCAACCTAGAGGCAGTCACTCTTAACATTCTGGCAAATACCctctttactcatttttctatGCATAAAAGTGGCCAGTGTTTGTTCACCATTTACTCTGACAAGCAGCTTTTTGTTTGGTTCCTGATTTAAcacgatctttttttttttaattattgcaaTATAGTTGCAATACAGTGTTAATTAGCGTCACatcaagcacttttttttttttaagtgatctctatacccaacgtggggctcgaactcacaaccccaagatcaaaatctcatgctcttctgactgagccagccaggagcccccatgTCAAGCACTTATATAGAATGTTTGATCTGGTCTTTACAACTTCATgggactttattcttttttaacaaaaatgaaatcatacagcaaTAAGTGCCCATTGACTGATAATTAcattcttaattatattttttacaaGTTTAAAACATGACAGATAAAGCTGGAAACTTCTGACCCCAATCTCCTtgtgttttgtaacttttttcctgCATTATAAGTggctttatattttgaaaagagtTCCATGGCATTACAcagtcatctatttttttaatgtttaaaatttttgaagaggagagagacagggtgtgagcaggggaagggcagagagag comes from the Acinonyx jubatus isolate Ajub_Pintada_27869175 chromosome C1, VMU_Ajub_asm_v1.0, whole genome shotgun sequence genome and includes:
- the CATIP gene encoding ciliogenesis-associated TTC17-interacting protein isoform X2; protein product: MSSKHPSTGPRAKDHQPSALESSPPLEANAEAIHFLNNLQQEELQMLLFSETLAMVSDTGEPEGELTIEVQRGKYKDEFGIMSHCLLVHAFSQGFVDKMLCGISLLGYLSWDLHIMEQHTQEFIKLHILPMERKMSLVRQDDQLVMTRSVKEGEEVKTEVTFFPWSSTVGFVSEAANLLLLRVMAWRQLVPSNARFLALDTEGKLCYSTYQALGTQTIQVGHQEVDVFIVEQTVHSEEGIPGSCRFYLLSDGHLAKRIQVGSPRCCMITKMPVLRDKDEIEPAPVFEKKPLVWEEDMELYSRFLGRKEELRVSHNSYLRQHPEAQALISDFLLFLLLRRPADVVTFAAEYFGPFAKRNPPTPALRSSSRPSPFRSLDPERPTD
- the CATIP gene encoding ciliogenesis-associated TTC17-interacting protein isoform X6, with the translated sequence MSSKHPSTGPRAKDHQPSALESSPPLEANAEAIHFLNNLRYLSWDLHIMEQHTQEFIKLHILPMERKMSLVRQDDQLVMTRSVKEGEEVKTEVTFFPWSSTVGFVSEAANLLLLRVMAWRQLVPSNARFLALDTEGKLCYSTYQALGTQTIQVGHQEVDVFIVEQTVHSEEGIPGSCRFYLLSDGHLAKRIQVGSPRCCMITKMPVLRDKDEIEPAPVFEKKPLVWEEDMELYSRFLGRKEELRVSHNSYLRQHPEAQALISDFLLFLLLRRPADVVTFAAEYFGPFAKRNPPTPALRSSSRPSPFRSLDPERPTD
- the CATIP gene encoding ciliogenesis-associated TTC17-interacting protein isoform X3 codes for the protein MPVLLPKNAISAFPLSLGPRAKDHQPSALESSPPLEANAEAIHFLNNLQQEELQMLLFSETLAMVSDTGEPEGELTIEVQRGKYKDEFGIMSHCLLVHAFSQGFVDKMLCGISLLGYLSWDLHIMEQHTQEFIKEVKTEVTFFPWSSTVGFVSEAANLLLLRVMAWRQLVPSNARFLALDTEGKLCYSTYQALGTQTIQVGHQEVDVFIVEQTVHSEEGIPGSCRFYLLSDGHLAKRIQVGSPRCCMITKMPVLRDKDEIEPAPVFEKKPLVWEEDMELYSRFLGRKEELRVSHNSYLRQHPEAQALISDFLLFLLLRRPADVVTFAAEYFGPFAKRNPPTPALRSSSRPSPFRSLDPERPTD
- the CATIP gene encoding ciliogenesis-associated TTC17-interacting protein isoform X1, with translation MPVLLPKNAISAFPLSLGPRAKDHQPSALESSPPLEANAEAIHFLNNLQQEELQMLLFSETLAMVSDTGEPEGELTIEVQRGKYKDEFGIMSHCLLVHAFSQGFVDKMLCGISLLGYLSWDLHIMEQHTQEFIKLHILPMERKMSLVRQDDQLVMTRSVKEGEEVKTEVTFFPWSSTVGFVSEAANLLLLRVMAWRQLVPSNARFLALDTEGKLCYSTYQALGTQTIQVGHQEVDVFIVEQTVHSEEGIPGSCRFYLLSDGHLAKRIQVGSPRCCMITKMPVLRDKDEIEPAPVFEKKPLVWEEDMELYSRFLGRKEELRVSHNSYLRQHPEAQALISDFLLFLLLRRPADVVTFAAEYFGPFAKRNPPTPALRSSSRPSPFRSLDPERPTD
- the CATIP gene encoding ciliogenesis-associated TTC17-interacting protein isoform X5, translating into MPVLLPKNAISAFPLSLGPRAKDHQPSALESSPPLEANAEAIHFLNNLRYLSWDLHIMEQHTQEFIKLHILPMERKMSLVRQDDQLVMTRSVKEGEEVKTEVTFFPWSSTVGFVSEAANLLLLRVMAWRQLVPSNARFLALDTEGKLCYSTYQALGTQTIQVGHQEVDVFIVEQTVHSEEGIPGSCRFYLLSDGHLAKRIQVGSPRCCMITKMPVLRDKDEIEPAPVFEKKPLVWEEDMELYSRFLGRKEELRVSHNSYLRQHPEAQALISDFLLFLLLRRPADVVTFAAEYFGPFAKRNPPTPALRSSSRPSPFRSLDPERPTD
- the CATIP gene encoding ciliogenesis-associated TTC17-interacting protein isoform X4 — encoded protein: MPKPSTSSTTSEELQMLLFSETLAMVSDTGEPEGELTIEVQRGKYKDEFGIMSHCLLVHAFSQGFVDKMLCGISLLGYLSWDLHIMEQHTQEFIKLHILPMERKMSLVRQDDQLVMTRSVKEGEEVKTEVTFFPWSSTVGFVSEAANLLLLRVMAWRQLVPSNARFLALDTEGKLCYSTYQALGTQTIQVGHQEVDVFIVEQTVHSEEGIPGSCRFYLLSDGHLAKRIQVGSPRCCMITKMPVLRDKDEIEPAPVFEKKPLVWEEDMELYSRFLGRKEELRVSHNSYLRQHPEAQALISDFLLFLLLRRPADVVTFAAEYFGPFAKRNPPTPALRSSSRPSPFRSLDPERPTD